Proteins encoded within one genomic window of Acinetobacter sp. WCHA55:
- a CDS encoding microcin C ABC transporter permease YejB translates to MRMYIFKRLLLIVPTLFLILLINFAVIQIAPGGPVEQAIQQAEVMQTLGNLGGAGSNVYQGAQGLSDEMLAKIKAHYGFDQPMHVRFFEMVKNYAQLDFGTSFFKDQPVTALIKDKLPVSMSLGLWSALLIYLISIPLGIKKARLHGTVFDQSTSLLLAVAYAVPAFIFAILLIVFFAGGSYFQWFPLQGLVSENFADLSLWGKIKDYFWHMALPLLAMVIGGFATVTYLTKYSFMEELSKPYVLTARSKGLTESQVLYGHVFRNAILIVVAGLPEALIAYFFVGNLFIEIIFNLDGLGLLGFEAILQRDYPVIFGTLFIFTLLGLLLRLIGDVLYQLIDPRIHFDSQGRG, encoded by the coding sequence ATGCGTATGTATATATTCAAAAGGCTGTTGCTGATTGTTCCAACCTTATTTCTGATTTTGCTAATCAATTTTGCTGTGATCCAAATTGCGCCTGGAGGGCCTGTTGAGCAAGCTATTCAGCAAGCGGAAGTCATGCAAACTTTGGGTAATCTGGGCGGTGCAGGTTCAAATGTCTATCAAGGCGCACAAGGACTTAGTGATGAAATGCTCGCAAAGATCAAAGCACATTATGGTTTTGATCAGCCCATGCATGTACGCTTTTTTGAAATGGTGAAAAATTATGCGCAACTGGACTTCGGCACCAGCTTTTTTAAAGACCAGCCCGTTACAGCACTGATTAAGGATAAATTACCTGTATCCATGTCTTTGGGGCTGTGGAGTGCTTTGCTAATTTATCTGATTTCGATTCCTTTGGGCATCAAAAAAGCCCGATTGCACGGCACGGTGTTTGACCAGTCTACATCTCTACTGCTGGCCGTGGCTTATGCGGTTCCTGCATTTATTTTTGCAATTCTTCTGATTGTATTTTTTGCAGGCGGTTCTTATTTTCAATGGTTCCCCTTACAAGGTTTGGTTTCGGAAAATTTTGCGGACTTGTCGCTATGGGGCAAAATTAAAGATTATTTTTGGCACATGGCTTTACCGCTATTAGCCATGGTGATTGGTGGTTTTGCCACGGTGACTTATCTCACCAAGTATTCGTTTATGGAAGAGCTCAGCAAGCCCTACGTGCTGACGGCGCGTTCTAAAGGTCTGACCGAGTCTCAAGTGTTGTATGGTCATGTGTTTCGCAATGCAATACTGATTGTGGTAGCAGGTTTACCTGAAGCTTTAATCGCTTACTTTTTTGTAGGTAATTTATTTATCGAGATCATTTTTAATCTGGATGGTTTAGGTTTATTGGGCTTTGAGGCGATTCTGCAACGCGACTATCCTGTGATCTTTGGCACCTTGTTCATTTTTACTTTGTTGGGCTTGCTGCTGCGTCTGATTGGCGATGTGTTGTATCAGTTGATTGATCCGCGAATACATTTTGATTCGCAAGGGAGAGGCTGA
- a CDS encoding ABC transporter ATP-binding protein, giving the protein MHLTLDANRTASILEVNALSIQSAERVLVDQLSFELRAGQTLALVGESGSGKSISALALMGLLPKTLQVQGSVLLDGKNLLALKDAQFRSIRGQKIAMVFQEPMTALNSLHRVEKIVAETLWLQGWSKTQARQRVIALLEDVGIANPESVLQRFPYELSGGQRQRVMIAMALVQEPDILIADEPTTALDVMLQVQILDLLKSLQQRHKMAMILISHDLNLVKHYADDVVVIHQGKVVEQGAVMQIFEKSQSAYIQNLINHSFGQAIHVQNAAPLLSLKQLEVKFPIKKGWLNRATQYLAAIEALDLSLARGHSLGVVGESGAGKSSLALAVARLIESRGQIQFGEHDLNQLSQKALRPLRGDFQIVFQDPFASLNPRVSVEQIIMEGLTLKPLSLFERTQRVENVLSQVELPVTFKSYYPHELSGGQRQRVALARALVLEPKLLILDEPTSALDRSTQRSILALLRRLQQEQGISYLFISHDLQVVRALCQQVLVLRHGRIVELQATEQLFEQPQSDYTRRLIQASQYQ; this is encoded by the coding sequence ATGCATTTGACCCTAGACGCCAATAGAACAGCCTCCATACTTGAAGTGAATGCACTGAGCATTCAAAGTGCAGAAAGGGTGTTAGTCGATCAGCTCAGTTTTGAACTGCGTGCTGGGCAGACTTTAGCGCTGGTTGGAGAGAGCGGTTCAGGAAAATCAATCAGCGCTTTAGCCTTGATGGGTTTATTGCCGAAAACATTGCAAGTGCAAGGCTCAGTACTGTTAGATGGAAAAAATCTCTTAGCGCTGAAAGATGCACAATTTAGGTCGATTCGTGGGCAAAAAATCGCGATGGTTTTTCAAGAGCCGATGACCGCCTTGAATTCTTTACATCGGGTGGAAAAGATCGTTGCTGAGACACTATGGTTACAGGGCTGGTCGAAAACGCAAGCTCGGCAGCGTGTAATTGCATTGCTAGAGGATGTGGGTATTGCAAATCCTGAAAGTGTGTTGCAACGTTTTCCTTATGAACTGTCTGGTGGACAGCGACAACGGGTCATGATTGCAATGGCACTGGTGCAAGAGCCTGATATTTTGATTGCTGATGAACCCACTACAGCACTAGATGTCATGCTACAAGTTCAAATTTTAGACTTGCTCAAGTCTTTACAACAGCGTCATAAGATGGCCATGATTTTGATTAGCCATGACCTCAACTTGGTGAAACATTATGCTGATGACGTTGTGGTCATCCATCAGGGCAAGGTCGTAGAGCAAGGGGCGGTTATGCAGATTTTTGAGAAATCGCAGTCTGCTTATATTCAAAACTTAATCAATCATTCTTTTGGTCAAGCCATTCACGTACAAAATGCTGCACCTTTACTCAGCTTAAAACAACTTGAGGTCAAATTTCCGATTAAAAAAGGCTGGTTGAATCGAGCGACGCAGTATCTTGCTGCGATTGAAGCTTTAGACTTAAGCTTGGCTCGAGGGCATTCTTTGGGCGTAGTGGGGGAGAGTGGTGCAGGCAAAAGTTCTTTGGCACTGGCTGTAGCAAGGTTGATTGAAAGTCGTGGGCAGATCCAGTTTGGAGAACATGATTTAAACCAACTTTCGCAAAAAGCATTACGTCCGCTTCGCGGTGATTTTCAAATCGTATTTCAAGACCCGTTTGCAAGTTTGAATCCACGCGTGAGTGTTGAGCAAATTATCATGGAAGGTCTGACCTTAAAACCTTTGTCCTTGTTCGAGAGGACACAGCGTGTTGAGAATGTCTTATCCCAGGTGGAGTTACCAGTCACATTTAAAAGCTATTATCCACATGAGCTATCTGGCGGACAGAGGCAGCGTGTGGCTTTGGCGAGAGCCTTGGTACTTGAACCAAAACTATTGATTTTAGATGAGCCAACCTCGGCTTTAGACCGAAGTACGCAACGTTCTATCTTGGCTTTATTACGCCGTCTACAACAGGAGCAGGGCATCAGCTATTTGTTTATCAGTCATGACTTACAAGTGGTACGAGCACTTTGCCAACAGGTTTTGGTCTTGCGACATGGCAGAATAGTGGAGTTACAAGCCACTGAACAACTTTTTGAGCAACCACAGTCTGACTATACGCGCCGACTGATTCAAGCCAGTCAGTATCAGTAA
- a CDS encoding extracellular solute-binding protein, with protein MKVRTILLLFSLVTIPLKAWSALQTMPFIAPYATPKYSQLDHLPYANVQAPKGGELTRAVIGSFDNLNSMNGRGTAVEGTNYLFDSLMSSSLDEPAVMYPLLAEKVSYDPKNFNTIIFHLNPKARFSDGSPVTAADVKFSFDLFQTKSNFGLQMYLSDLAKTEVLSKYSIKMHFKTRNNVEMPLIVARMPIYSKKDWQGKDFSQTSVKPILGSGPYLLEKINAGQRVVYKRNPKYWARDLKVNQGRYNFNRVSYVYYRSKDIAFTAFKAGLYTLHEEESARQWVTAYNFPAVKQGLVKKYRFKHFNPIPTQSFVFNTRRQPFQDIYFRQALTYAYDFEWQNKAMFYGQYQRLQSYFSNSELEAKGLPSAVEIKILKPYLAKLHPVQREGVLKNWHYSASDGSGYNRNNLLIARQILLKNGYRYNAKGQLLDRKNKPIQFEFLIQPSDAVREITPFVRHLKRLGIQLNIRQVDTPQYYERMRTQDFDMTLQTMPQSLTPGKEQVQLWGSTSAHQVGNYNYSGIQNPVIDQMIQQLIQAPDRKQVVVQTRILDRLLRAGYYQIPTYGKADQWYAYWNMYQKPARSPQLNVGLDYWWSDAKQAKKVGEYLGRAAKP; from the coding sequence ATGAAGGTTAGAACAATACTCTTGCTGTTCAGCCTTGTAACGATACCTTTAAAGGCATGGTCTGCACTGCAGACCATGCCTTTTATTGCACCTTATGCTACGCCGAAATACAGCCAGTTGGATCATCTGCCTTATGCCAATGTGCAGGCGCCAAAGGGTGGCGAATTAACACGTGCAGTGATAGGGAGTTTTGATAACCTAAACAGCATGAATGGTCGTGGTACTGCAGTTGAGGGAACCAATTATTTATTTGACTCACTCATGAGTAGTTCTTTGGATGAGCCTGCGGTGATGTATCCATTGCTGGCAGAAAAGGTCAGCTATGACCCGAAAAATTTTAACACCATCATTTTTCATTTAAACCCAAAAGCACGGTTTAGTGACGGCAGTCCTGTTACTGCAGCTGATGTAAAGTTCAGTTTTGATCTTTTTCAAACCAAGTCCAATTTTGGCTTGCAGATGTATTTGTCGGATTTAGCCAAGACCGAAGTGTTGTCTAAATACAGCATCAAGATGCATTTTAAAACACGAAATAATGTGGAAATGCCTTTGATTGTGGCCAGAATGCCAATTTATTCCAAAAAAGACTGGCAAGGTAAAGATTTCAGTCAAACTTCAGTCAAACCGATTTTAGGCTCAGGTCCTTATCTCTTAGAGAAAATCAATGCTGGGCAGCGGGTTGTTTATAAGCGTAATCCAAAGTATTGGGCGAGAGATTTAAAGGTTAACCAAGGGCGCTATAATTTTAATCGCGTGAGTTATGTGTACTATCGTAGCAAAGATATTGCCTTTACTGCGTTTAAGGCGGGTTTATATACCTTACATGAGGAAGAATCCGCACGACAATGGGTGACAGCCTATAACTTTCCTGCAGTAAAACAAGGTCTCGTTAAAAAATATCGCTTTAAACATTTCAATCCGATTCCAACGCAAAGTTTTGTGTTTAATACCCGCCGTCAGCCTTTTCAAGATATTTATTTTCGCCAAGCTTTAACCTATGCCTATGACTTTGAGTGGCAAAACAAAGCGATGTTTTATGGGCAATATCAGCGCCTGCAAAGTTATTTTTCTAATAGCGAACTAGAGGCGAAGGGTTTGCCTTCGGCTGTTGAAATCAAAATCTTAAAACCTTATTTGGCGAAATTGCATCCTGTGCAGCGAGAAGGCGTTTTAAAAAATTGGCATTATTCAGCTTCCGATGGATCGGGCTATAATCGAAATAATTTGCTTATCGCACGACAGATTTTATTAAAAAATGGCTATAGATATAATGCCAAAGGGCAATTGTTGGATCGGAAAAATAAGCCGATCCAGTTTGAGTTTCTAATTCAGCCGAGTGATGCTGTGCGTGAAATTACGCCTTTTGTTCGCCATCTAAAGCGACTAGGAATACAGCTGAACATTCGACAGGTGGATACACCGCAGTATTATGAGCGTATGCGGACTCAAGATTTTGATATGACCCTACAAACGATGCCACAGTCTTTAACACCGGGCAAAGAACAGGTACAGCTGTGGGGCAGTACTTCAGCCCATCAGGTGGGAAATTATAATTATTCGGGTATTCAAAATCCGGTAATTGATCAGATGATTCAACAGTTGATTCAAGCGCCTGATCGTAAGCAAGTGGTGGTACAAACGCGTATTTTAGATCGCTTGCTGCGTGCGGGTTATTATCAAATACCAACTTATGGTAAAGCTGATCAATGGTATGCCTATTGGAATATGTATCAAAAACCGGCACGGAGTCCGCAGTTGAATGTCGGGTTGGATTATTGGTGGAGTGATGCCAAACAGGCGAAAAAGGTGGGCGAGTATTTAGGTCGGGCAGCCAAGCCATAA
- a CDS encoding ABC transporter permease, which yields MSPILQAGFKRFKQNKLGLSCCILFICVFVLSLAAELIANDKPLLVKYDHALYFPVLKHYPETTFGGVFETETEYKDPVVQQLIQAKGWAMWPLIQYSYQTPNVDLTVPVPSPPTMQNWLGTDDQGRDVLTRVLYGLRVSLLFGFILTFSSAVLGIVIGAIQGYYGGWVDLIGQRILEVWGGLPMLFMVMILVSMFSPNIYWLFFIMLLFSWTILVPLVRAEFLRARQLDYVRAARSLGVTNRAIIFRHILPNAISSSLSQLPFILTANITALTALDFLGYGLPPDAASLGELLLQGKNNLNAPWLALSGFFSLAIVLALLMYIGEALRDAFDPRRQ from the coding sequence ATGTCACCCATTTTACAGGCAGGTTTCAAACGATTTAAGCAAAATAAGCTCGGGCTCAGTTGTTGTATTTTATTTATCTGTGTTTTTGTCCTTTCTTTAGCTGCAGAGCTGATCGCGAATGATAAACCGTTGTTGGTGAAGTATGATCATGCTTTGTATTTCCCTGTATTGAAACACTATCCTGAAACGACTTTTGGCGGTGTTTTTGAGACTGAAACTGAATATAAAGATCCAGTGGTACAACAGCTGATTCAAGCAAAAGGTTGGGCCATGTGGCCGTTGATTCAATATTCATATCAAACTCCCAATGTGGATTTAACTGTCCCAGTACCATCACCACCCACGATGCAAAATTGGCTCGGGACAGATGACCAAGGTCGTGATGTTCTGACGCGTGTATTGTATGGTTTACGTGTCTCATTGCTGTTCGGTTTTATTTTGACTTTCAGTTCAGCTGTATTGGGCATTGTGATTGGGGCAATACAAGGTTATTACGGTGGTTGGGTGGATTTAATTGGGCAGCGCATTTTAGAAGTCTGGGGTGGCTTACCCATGCTGTTCATGGTGATGATTCTAGTCAGTATGTTCAGCCCCAATATCTACTGGCTGTTTTTCATCATGCTGTTATTCAGTTGGACGATTTTGGTTCCACTGGTACGTGCTGAGTTTTTAAGAGCGCGCCAGTTGGACTACGTGCGCGCGGCGCGAAGTTTAGGTGTCACCAACCGAGCTATTATCTTTCGGCATATTTTACCCAATGCCATCAGCTCTAGCTTGTCACAACTGCCCTTTATCCTAACAGCCAATATTACTGCGCTAACAGCACTGGATTTCTTGGGTTATGGCCTACCGCCTGATGCAGCATCACTGGGCGAGCTTTTGTTACAAGGGAAGAATAATTTAAATGCGCCGTGGTTAGCACTGTCTGGCTTTTTCAGCTTGGCCATTGTGCTTGCGTTGCTGATGTATATCGGGGAGGCTTTGCGCGATGCATTTGACCCTAGACGCCAATAG
- a CDS encoding NADH:flavin oxidoreductase/NADH oxidase family protein, translated as MSQLASAIDIGQVHFKNKMIKGAMSEALANHAGQPNHLHLGLYEAWAKGGLGCAITGNVMVDFRAKNEPGVVVIETERDLESLKKWAAIGKKHGMVQLVQLSHPGRQCPKGLNKETVAPSAVPFSPALAMSFGTPRALREDEILDIIQRFASSAAICEKAGFEGVQLHGAHGYLISQFLSPLTNKRQDQWGGSAENRMRFLLEIYKAVRAATSDQFIISVKLNSADFQRGGISEEDVIATFKAIDAAGIDLIEISGGSYEAPAMAGVKQEKRKASTIAREAYFLEFAEKIREHVQCKLMVTGGFRTVAGMNAALESGACDFIGMARPFAVEPDVTNRLIAGQDVRYAVDKIKTGISMIDKMAIMEVIWYAAQFKDIAEGKQPNPKLSPLKVFFNYLKGNVKAVIKGQVNSRKSA; from the coding sequence ATGAGCCAGCTTGCAAGCGCAATCGACATTGGGCAGGTCCATTTTAAAAATAAGATGATTAAAGGGGCGATGAGTGAAGCACTGGCTAATCATGCTGGCCAGCCGAATCATTTGCACTTGGGCTTGTATGAGGCTTGGGCAAAGGGTGGTCTAGGCTGTGCTATTACAGGTAATGTGATGGTGGACTTCCGCGCTAAAAATGAGCCGGGTGTGGTGGTGATTGAAACCGAACGTGACTTAGAATCATTAAAAAAATGGGCTGCGATTGGTAAAAAACATGGCATGGTGCAATTGGTGCAGTTGTCACATCCGGGGCGTCAGTGTCCAAAGGGTTTAAATAAGGAGACGGTTGCACCTTCAGCAGTTCCGTTTAGTCCAGCTTTAGCAATGAGCTTTGGAACGCCGCGAGCGCTTCGTGAAGATGAAATCCTCGATATTATCCAGCGCTTTGCAAGTTCAGCTGCAATCTGTGAAAAAGCAGGCTTTGAAGGCGTGCAATTACATGGTGCACATGGTTATCTGATCAGCCAGTTTTTATCGCCATTGACCAATAAACGCCAAGATCAATGGGGTGGTTCTGCTGAAAACCGCATGCGTTTTTTATTGGAAATTTATAAAGCGGTACGGGCAGCGACTTCGGATCAGTTTATTATTTCAGTCAAACTTAATTCAGCAGATTTTCAGCGTGGTGGAATCTCGGAAGAGGATGTCATTGCAACATTTAAAGCTATTGATGCGGCTGGGATTGATTTGATTGAAATTTCAGGTGGTAGCTATGAAGCACCTGCGATGGCAGGGGTGAAGCAAGAAAAACGTAAAGCGTCGACCATTGCACGTGAGGCTTACTTTTTAGAATTTGCTGAAAAAATTCGTGAACATGTCCAGTGTAAGTTGATGGTGACAGGTGGTTTTCGCACTGTGGCTGGTATGAATGCAGCCTTAGAAAGTGGTGCGTGTGATTTTATTGGAATGGCACGCCCGTTTGCGGTAGAACCCGATGTGACCAACCGTTTAATTGCAGGGCAAGATGTGCGTTATGCAGTCGATAAGATTAAAACGGGTATTTCGATGATTGATAAAATGGCGATTATGGAAGTGATCTGGTATGCCGCGCAATTTAAGGATATCGCAGAAGGTAAACAACCAAATCCGAAACTGTCGCCGCTCAAAGTATTTTTTAATTATTTAAAAGGTAATGTGAAAGCCGTGATTAAAGGGCAAGTCAACTCTAGAAAGTCTGCCTAA
- a CDS encoding LysM peptidoglycan-binding domain-containing protein, which yields MYKSAAIFGQPMLPTLFKITVLGSALATLGLAGCSSTQSATQTSKSKQVGSSYLDANSLDSLEDLLSATDMRAVEGDRLLVLKHGDVWKRMTVGFKMNTDHWNPRIDAQRGWFISRQPYLDRLSARASRYLYHTVKEAERRGLPTELALLPVIESSYDPAATSSAAAAGLWQFIPSTGRIYGLKQSSQYDGRRDVVESTRAAYEFLGSLYNQFGSWELALAAYNAGPGRIQQAINRNKAAGLPTDYWSLKLPEETMNYVPRFLAVAQIIKNPNAYNINLPPIANRPHFREVTVGAVSLNEVASITGLSRAELYQLNPGHRGEWIDGASPMRILIPADLSPSVDVRLKKLQGGSGGLWASANTKLPENNQTIQPSKIEPPTLNTKSITPSKTTPPVLATTTTKNTTGKPATSSTLTSSSSTAIVTPTRGSTPKGSSALAAFAANSDIPSAPRIPVAVTPVTPVKPVSVEPPISAAEREQLTAAIQAEGQSKTVDEVLKPVATKAEQAEVVAEIQALAPQGTEIVDPLDGKIKLTAIQTSQSVAELQGKELTKGFAYPKSVADNTRLDSDEVKRNQGKNFVKTDSEIVIVPPKGKRSTYTVQPGDTLALIAAKNGVNWRDVAKWNQMDANATLYVGTSIYLYDAKPQAEKVEVRSTVKAETKPESYTVRANDTLTGIADEFGLSLKQLADYNGLSVTSGVRVGQKLSLKETAQSRAKTSDEKATSQTKVATQSYTVKRGEYLKLIADRYALSNQELADLTPGLNAGSNLLVGQKINVPVNDVKSLTTSSAKASPVKAEPQFKVESYKVQRGDTLYSIASQSKMSLSELADLNNLSTNSGLQVGQSIKIPTGSTVPDTYTVQSGDSLTAIASKYNLGMDYIADLNNMSRTAGLRTGQKLKLTGEVTTVETPKTVEKQSTTSNNSTDIHVVKSGETLNSIARKYHLQLNYLAELNNLSRTANVRVGQRLKIEGDVDSAPIKTETVAAKPQATSVRATESYKVKSGESLNSIANRAGMSVSELASLNNLSPRAGLQVGQTIQIPKLITQYTVKRGDTLIGLASRYGMDTAQLAELNDIKPNTQLRIGDVIKVPN from the coding sequence GTTGCTCCTCGACGCAAAGTGCAACGCAAACATCTAAATCCAAACAAGTCGGATCGAGCTACTTAGATGCAAATAGTCTAGACTCTTTAGAAGATTTACTTTCTGCAACCGACATGCGCGCGGTGGAAGGGGATCGACTATTGGTGTTAAAGCACGGTGACGTTTGGAAGCGTATGACCGTGGGCTTTAAAATGAACACCGATCATTGGAATCCGCGTATTGATGCACAGCGTGGGTGGTTCATTTCACGCCAACCCTATTTGGACCGTTTAAGTGCGCGTGCATCACGTTATTTGTATCACACTGTTAAAGAAGCTGAGCGTCGTGGTTTACCGACAGAGTTGGCTTTACTGCCCGTGATTGAAAGTTCGTATGACCCTGCTGCAACCAGTAGTGCTGCGGCTGCGGGCTTATGGCAGTTTATTCCAAGTACGGGACGTATTTATGGCTTAAAACAAAGTAGCCAATATGACGGTCGACGTGATGTGGTTGAGTCAACGCGTGCCGCGTATGAGTTCTTGGGAAGTTTATATAACCAGTTTGGTTCGTGGGAACTTGCACTAGCAGCTTATAATGCAGGCCCGGGCCGTATTCAACAAGCAATTAACCGTAATAAAGCCGCAGGTTTGCCGACAGATTATTGGTCATTAAAACTGCCTGAAGAAACCATGAACTATGTGCCACGGTTCTTGGCGGTTGCACAGATCATTAAAAATCCAAATGCCTATAACATCAATTTACCACCGATTGCCAATCGTCCGCACTTTAGAGAAGTCACTGTGGGCGCGGTGAGTCTAAATGAAGTTGCGTCGATTACAGGTTTAAGCCGTGCCGAGCTGTATCAGTTAAACCCGGGACATCGCGGTGAATGGATTGATGGTGCAAGTCCAATGCGGATTCTAATTCCTGCAGACTTGAGTCCTTCAGTGGATGTACGTTTGAAAAAATTACAGGGTGGTTCAGGCGGCTTGTGGGCATCTGCAAATACCAAATTGCCTGAAAATAATCAAACGATTCAACCCAGCAAAATTGAACCACCGACGTTAAATACCAAATCGATCACACCATCGAAAACTACACCACCTGTTTTAGCGACGACAACCACAAAGAACACGACAGGAAAGCCTGCCACTTCATCTACACTAACATCGTCGAGCAGTACTGCTATTGTAACACCTACGCGTGGTTCAACGCCTAAAGGGTCTAGTGCACTGGCCGCTTTTGCTGCCAATAGTGATATTCCAAGTGCGCCACGTATTCCAGTTGCGGTGACGCCAGTGACCCCCGTGAAACCCGTTTCCGTTGAACCACCCATTTCAGCGGCAGAACGTGAGCAGTTAACTGCGGCAATTCAAGCCGAAGGTCAAAGCAAAACTGTCGATGAAGTTCTGAAACCAGTTGCGACGAAAGCAGAGCAAGCTGAAGTGGTAGCTGAAATTCAGGCTTTAGCACCTCAAGGCACAGAAATTGTAGATCCTCTGGATGGTAAAATTAAACTGACTGCAATTCAAACCAGTCAGTCTGTGGCTGAGTTGCAAGGCAAAGAATTAACCAAAGGTTTTGCTTATCCAAAATCAGTGGCTGACAATACCCGTTTAGATTCAGATGAAGTGAAGCGTAATCAAGGCAAAAATTTTGTTAAGACTGATTCTGAAATTGTGATTGTCCCGCCAAAAGGTAAACGTTCAACTTATACGGTACAACCAGGTGATACTTTGGCGCTGATTGCGGCAAAAAATGGGGTGAATTGGCGTGATGTGGCGAAGTGGAACCAAATGGATGCCAATGCCACACTTTATGTCGGTACATCAATTTATTTATATGATGCAAAACCACAAGCTGAGAAAGTAGAAGTACGTTCTACCGTGAAAGCTGAGACTAAACCCGAGAGTTATACTGTTCGTGCCAATGATACCTTAACAGGTATTGCAGATGAGTTCGGTTTAAGCTTAAAACAGTTGGCTGACTATAACGGCTTAAGTGTGACCAGTGGCGTACGTGTGGGACAAAAGCTTTCCTTAAAAGAAACAGCACAATCACGAGCAAAAACTAGCGATGAGAAAGCCACTAGTCAAACTAAAGTAGCAACTCAGTCGTATACGGTGAAACGTGGCGAATATCTGAAACTGATTGCAGACCGTTATGCGCTGTCAAATCAAGAGTTGGCAGATTTAACACCGGGTTTAAATGCTGGCAGCAACCTATTGGTGGGACAAAAAATTAATGTACCAGTCAATGATGTCAAAAGCTTAACGACAAGTAGTGCCAAAGCATCTCCAGTTAAAGCCGAACCACAGTTCAAAGTTGAAAGCTATAAAGTACAACGTGGTGATACTTTGTATAGCATTGCCTCACAGTCAAAGATGAGCCTGTCGGAGTTGGCTGATCTTAATAATCTTTCAACCAATAGTGGCTTGCAAGTGGGTCAAAGTATTAAGATCCCTACGGGTTCAACTGTGCCAGATACTTATACCGTTCAGTCTGGAGACTCATTAACTGCGATTGCTTCGAAATATAATTTGGGTATGGATTATATTGCTGACCTCAATAATATGAGTCGTACGGCGGGCTTACGTACAGGTCAAAAGCTCAAATTAACGGGTGAAGTGACTACTGTTGAAACACCTAAAACAGTCGAAAAGCAAAGTACTACAAGTAATAATTCAACCGATATCCATGTGGTGAAATCGGGTGAAACACTAAATAGCATTGCGCGTAAATATCACTTGCAACTGAACTATTTAGCTGAGTTGAACAACCTGAGCCGTACGGCGAATGTTCGTGTTGGTCAGCGTTTGAAAATTGAAGGTGATGTTGATTCAGCTCCAATCAAAACAGAAACAGTGGCAGCAAAGCCACAAGCAACTTCAGTTCGAGCAACTGAAAGCTATAAAGTGAAGTCTGGTGAGTCGTTAAACTCAATTGCAAACCGTGCGGGGATGTCTGTGTCAGAGCTTGCTAGTTTAAATAATCTGAGTCCGCGTGCTGGTTTGCAAGTTGGGCAGACCATTCAAATTCCAAAACTGATTACCCAATACACAGTGAAACGTGGTGATACCTTAATTGGACTGGCAAGTCGTTATGGTATGGACACGGCGCAATTGGCTGAGCTAAATGACATTAAACCGAATACGCAGTTGCGCATTGGCGATGTAATTAAGGTGCCGAACTAG